A window of the Ostrea edulis chromosome 1, xbOstEdul1.1, whole genome shotgun sequence genome harbors these coding sequences:
- the LOC125657406 gene encoding monocarboxylate transporter 14-like yields MVENRYKVRDVDRGWAWVVLGASFLSLLLNGCLLYGVGITHVAFLRYYKESDAYTSFVGSLFSSLLQLVGPLSSFFINVFNCRLTMIVGGTLVFIGCSSTFFAHSLDVALITYGITAGIGNGLVATPPLVSVGYYFREKRGFAIGFAVAGAGTGMFISGPLFQYLIDSYGLKGAMLILGAIFANQIVLGCLMRPSETEIQHKALRKNDEKSSINLRKILRLDIFCDKMFLVILLQFLIWNTPFSMLMLHLPNFSVVNGSTEQQAAFLIFLVGITGTIGRVLTGMAVSPHVIDPVLMNIGITGISGIICGLFPMYSSTYTGQCVFASLFGIYSGALTTMVTPLSVELLGLEKLSSAVGIMYCIGGIGYIIGPTFAGILIDSGGKYETTFYISGVLLMIASLLTLISTCWRKDCGCQMIDQYEIQPVNQSIKNSAFLRQSGLLAGSMVIQTDEKLGSASALSMKRPHMQGLNQDGVCKSDESLFRNVIVRKLQPDIDGCNPQSVLLKVQPSDLDRDDTHTETAINHDIE; encoded by the exons ATGGTTGAGAATCGTTATAAAGTTCGGGACGTCGACAGAGGCTGGGCGTGGGTTGTCCTAGGGGCCAGCTTCCTGTCCCTCCTTCTGAACGGATGTTTGTTGTACGGAGTCGGAATCACCCATGTGGCTTTCCTGCGTTATTACAAGGAATCGGATGCCTATACCTCATTTGTGGGATCCCTTTTCAGCAGCCTGCTGCAACTTGTTG GGCCGTTGTCAAGTTTCTTTATTAATGTTTTCAACTGCCGCCTCACAATGATTGTCGGAGGAACTCTCGTCTTCATCGGATGTTCATCCACTTTCTTCGCTCATTCACTTGATGTAGCGCTTATTACGTATGGCATCACTGCAG GAATAGGCAATGGATTGGTTGCCACACCACCACTGGTATCTGTGGGATACTATTTTAGGGAGAAGAGGGGATTCGCTATAGGATTTGCAGTGGCGGGAGCGGGTACAGGAATGTTCATAAGCGGCCCCCTTTTCCAATATCTTATAGATTCCTATGGACTTAAAGGAGCAATGTTGATATTAGGTGCTATTTTTGCCAATCAGATTGTGCTTGGGTGTTTAATGAGACCTTCTGAAACAGAAATTCAACATAAAGCGCTAAGGAAAAATGATGAAAAGAGTAGTATCAATCTCAGAAAAATTCTCCGTCTCGATATTTTCTGTGATAAAATGTTTCTGGTGATTCTTCTGCAGTTCCTAATCTGGAATACTCCGTTTTCTATGCTTATGCTGCACCTGCCTAACTTCTCTGTTGTCAATGGTTCAACGGAACAGCAGGCTGCCTTTCTGATTTTCTTGGTTGGCATTACAGGAACGATTGGGCGTGTTCTCACTGGAATGGCAGTAAGTCCACACGTGATTGACCCCGTGTTGATGAATATAGGTATTACGGGTATTTCAGGTATAATATGTGGACTATTTCCGATGTATTCTTCCACGTATACCGGACAGTGTGTGTTTGCCTCTCtttttggtatatatagtggCGCTTTAACAACCATGGTTACACCACTAAGTGTTGAATTGCTGGGATTGGAGAAATTGTCATCTGCTGTTGGAATTATGTATTGTATAGGGGGCATCGGTTATATTATTGGACCAACATTTGCAG GCATTCTGATCGACAGTGGTGGAAAATACGAAACAACGTTTTATATATCAG GTGTACTTCTGATGATTGCATCTCTTTTGACATTGATATCAACATGTTGGAGGAAAGACTGTGGATGTCAGATGATcgaccaatatgaaatacagcCTGTAAACCAATCCATCAAGAATTCAGCGTTTCTTCGTCAATCTGGACTTTTAGCCGGATCCATGGTAATTCAGACAGACGAGAAATTAGGCAGTGCGTCTGCATTATCTATGAAACGCCCTCACATGCAGGGATTAAATCAAGATGGAGTATGTAAGAGTGACGAAAGCCTGTTTAGAAATGTTATTGTTCGGAAATTACAGCCAGACATTGATGGATGTAATCCTCAAAGCGTTTTGCTAAAAGTTCAACCTTCTGATCTGGATAGAGACGATACCCATACTGAAACTGCCATAAACCATGACATCGAataa
- the LOC130047651 gene encoding uncharacterized protein LOC130047651 yields the protein MATRRDPFYNFQTLPGFRYRLLVVAEERVGENWVVRSENDLSTFSPFDQSGVREIICRVRAEYEGRAPRRRTARISTATRPRRRAPQPPSPPPPYSPATPPPAIPSAPVEYSPVPMSDSPASPVEYSPRSPSPAPPPSPAQSPSLLVSATSSPPRPATPARPPPPTIRFAGRTPPPRPTHTPVATHPPRNHPMTVPGWADRAVPIWFKCPVCWQDRVHSGITCRGCGQRPACCSCVEELQERRHTRGRCPLCRFTGTRD from the coding sequence atggCTACAAGAAGAGACCCGTTCTACAATTTCCAGACCTTGCCTGGATTCCGGTACCGGCTCCTAGTGGTGGCTGAGGAACGGGTAGGGGAGAATTGGGTCGTGCGTTCTGAGAACGACCTGAGCACCTTCTCCCCTTTCGACCAGAGTGGGGTCCGTGAGATCATCTGTCGGGTGCGGGCCGAGTATGAAGGGAGGGCACCCCGCCGCCGCACCGCTCGAATCTCCACGGCCACGAGACCGCGCCGACGGGCCCCACAGCCAccctcaccaccaccaccttacTCCCCGGCAACACCACCACCAGCGATCCCATCGGCACCAGTGGAATACAGCCCGGTGCCGATGAGCGACTCACCAGCGTCACCGGTGGAGTATTCACCGAGGTCGCCGTCCCCCGCACCACCGCCCAGTCCAGCCCAGAGTCCGTCGCTGTTGGTGTCAGCCACGTCATCACCACCGAGACCAGCAACCCCTGCAAGACCCCCACCACCTACCATACGGTTTGCAGGGAGGACACCACCACCGAGACCAACCCACACACCGGTGGCAACTCATCCCCCGAGGAACCACCCTATGACTGTCCCTGGCTGGGCAGATAGGGCGGTTCCTATCTGGTTTAAGTGCCCTGTCTGCTGGCAAGACAGGGTACACTCCGGTATTACGTGCAGGGGATGTGGGCAGCGCCCAGCTTGCTGCTCGTGCGTGGAAGAGTTACAGGAGCGGCGACACACCCGGGGACGGTGCCCGTTATGCCGGTTTACCGGAACCAGGGATTGA
- the LOC130047660 gene encoding uncharacterized protein F54H12.2-like — protein sequence MMHRESCACGTDSLELFKVPPTNVTLEDSKWMEYYPISSTLNSDTAPIEFEIKGQGDEYLDLSQTYLQMVCKFTKADGTNLAGANSTSTPVNNILHSLFSEIDVSLNGKVITPGTDTYPYKAYLEKLLSYAPKTLETQMRACSLWEKDTAGHMDEVKLEALTQPPVEFAVALDKVNIAAVIPTPVYPDDSKNVGLRKRHEKITDSKEIVLMDRLHLDLFEQEKCLPNGLDVRLRFNRARPQFYMMTAAGSSGKVVIQSMILWVRKVKPVPSIINLINQQLSTQTAKYPLRRVEVKTFTIPSGTQSKITDHLFQGQMPKLIVLGQDWAPDITLEEYKNGYTLWCVDFTKDQEAQTDKFHLIQTGNLRVEVQFAANVARTLNCVVYAVFDNLLEINKQREVSIDY from the exons ATGATGCACCGAGAATCTTGCGCTTGTGGCACCGACAGTTTAGAACTGTTTAAAGTGCCCCCGACCAACGTCACTTTAGAAGATTCGAAATGGATGGAATATTATCCCATTTCCAGTACCCTCAACTCGGATACGGCTccgattgaatttgaaatcaaaggacaaggagatgaatatctggatttatcCCAAACTTATCTCCAGATGGTATGTAAATTCACCAAAGCAGACGGGACGAATCTCGCAGGAGCCAATTCGACCTCGACCCCCGTGAATAACATTCTCCATTCCTTGTTCAGTGAAATCGATGTCAGTCTCAATGGAAAAGTCATTACCCCGGGGACGGATACTTATCCCTACAAAGCGTATCTGGAGAAATTGTTGTCTTATGCACCCAAGACTCTGGAAACCCAGATGAGAGCCTGTAGCTTGTGGGAAAAAGATACGGCAGGACATATGGATGAGGTCAAATTAGAAGCTCTGACTCAACCTCCTGTGGAATTTGCAGTAGCGCTTGATAAAGTCAACATCGCGGCCGTCATTCCGACTCCCGTGTATCCGGATGATTCCAAGAATGTAGGGTTGAGAAAACGTCACGAGAAGATTACAGACAGTAAGGAGATCGTGTTGATGGATCGATTACATCTGGATTTGTTTGAGCAAGAGAAATGTCTCCCTAATGGGTTGGATGTCCGTCTCCGATTCAATCGCGCTCGACCCCAGTTCTACATGATGACCGCTGCCGGGAGTAGTGGGAAAGTGGTCATTCAAAGTATGATCTTGTGGGTGAGGAAAGTCAAACCTGTGCCGAGTATCATTAATCTCATCAATCAGCAACTGAGTACTCAAACGGCAAAATATCCATTGAGACGAGTGGAAGTGAAAACCTTCACCATTCCTAGTGGCACCCAATCTAAAATCACCGATCATCTGTTTCAAGGACAGATGCCTAAACTGATCGTGTTGG GCCAGGACTGGGCTCCGGACATTACCCTGGAAGAGTATAAAAACGGTTACACCCTCTGGTGTGTGGATTTCACGAAAGATCAAGAAGCCCAGacggataaatttcatctcatacagaCGGGGAACTTGAGAGTGGAAGTGCAATTTGCCGCCAACGTGGCCAGGACCTTAAACTGTGTGGTGTATGCCGTGTTCGACAATCTGctagaaatcaacaaacaacgaGAAGTCAGCATCGATTACTAA